A genomic window from Planctomycetaceae bacterium includes:
- a CDS encoding right-handed parallel beta-helix repeat-containing protein, with translation MKRTLLAIAIIINCWSPFSFATVRNVPSQYGTIQAAINASVNGDTVVIAPGVYIGNGNRDIDFSGKAITVRGANDNPNDCVINCTGTEDEPHNGFNFTYGEGGNSILEAITIRGGYGYGGGIFISSSNPVINNCIICDNLVPEGCGGGIYNTYGSPIINKCIIRNNSGGWGAGIFNCGGSATISNCAILNNTGTIGCGAAIYNYSYSNANIRNCTISGNIMQGESVICGAYNNGVSPTMSNCIIWGNVASALIHGPMTVTYSNMQGGYSGVGNINENPLFSAGGYHLTEFSPCVNVGNPNYQAEPGETDLDGNLRVLYGQIDMGAYEFVQITPGDIDADGDVDFVDYAVFASRWMYQDCAEPNWCSGADLNKNGSVDLYDLGKFVEYWLYGTLP, from the coding sequence GTGAAGCGAACTCTTTTAGCCATCGCCATTATAATCAATTGTTGGTCTCCATTTTCTTTTGCCACCGTTCGCAATGTGCCTTCACAGTACGGCACTATTCAGGCGGCAATTAATGCGAGCGTTAATGGCGATACGGTTGTGATTGCACCGGGGGTATATATAGGCAATGGCAATCGGGATATTGATTTTAGCGGGAAGGCGATAACGGTTCGGGGGGCGAACGACAATCCAAACGATTGTGTAATAAATTGCACCGGCACAGAAGATGAGCCGCATAATGGGTTCAATTTTACTTACGGTGAAGGCGGCAATTCGATTCTCGAAGCAATCACAATAAGAGGAGGCTACGGCTATGGTGGAGGAATTTTCATTTCATCGAGCAACCCTGTCATAAATAATTGTATTATCTGTGATAATTTGGTGCCTGAGGGCTGTGGCGGCGGGATTTATAATACTTACGGCAGTCCAATAATAAATAAGTGCATAATCCGTAATAATTCGGGAGGCTGGGGTGCCGGAATTTTTAATTGTGGTGGCAGTGCGACTATAAGCAACTGTGCTATCCTTAATAATACAGGAACGATTGGTTGCGGTGCCGCAATTTACAACTATTCTTATAGCAATGCAAACATAAGGAACTGCACCATAAGCGGCAACATAATGCAAGGAGAATCTGTTATTTGCGGTGCCTACAACAATGGCGTAAGCCCAACTATGAGTAACTGTATCATATGGGGCAATGTGGCAAGTGCCTTGATTCATGGGCCTATGACGGTAACATATTCTAATATGCAGGGTGGATACTCCGGAGTGGGAAATATAAACGAAAATCCATTATTTTCAGCCGGTGGTTATCATTTAACTGAATTTTCCCCTTGCGTAAATGTCGGCAATCCGAACTATCAAGCAGAACCTGGTGAGACTGATTTGGACGGCAATCTGCGTGTGCTTTATGGACAAATTGATATGGGTGCTTATGAATTTGTTCAGATTACTCCCGGCGATATTGATGCGGATGGCGATGTGGACTTTGTTGATTACGCCGTCTTTGCCAGCCGCTGGATGTATCAAGATTGCGCCGAACCGAACTGGTGTTCCGGTGCCGACCTTAATAAGAACGGTTCTGTTGACTTATATGACTTAGGTAAATTTGTCGAATACTGGCTTTATGGCACATTGCCATAA
- a CDS encoding ferritin family protein yields the protein MADTGDIVDILMVGVNRETEANIFYNIMSQYTEDPQVILMCKQFAEEELVHKTNLELEIFKLGKTVSDRPKISNSTPLDFMVDLSKVSQMDCGDLLVIAMNKEKEAFRFYMELYAMTTEPEFREVLMEMAEEEARHKLRFEIHYDLYMSAKKPIL from the coding sequence ATGGCAGATACTGGAGATATTGTCGATATTCTGATGGTGGGCGTCAACAGGGAAACAGAGGCTAATATATTTTACAACATCATGTCGCAATATACCGAAGACCCTCAAGTCATCTTAATGTGCAAACAATTTGCCGAGGAAGAACTTGTGCACAAGACGAATCTTGAGCTTGAAATATTCAAGCTGGGCAAAACCGTAAGCGACCGTCCAAAAATTTCAAATAGCACTCCGCTTGATTTTATGGTCGATTTATCAAAAGTATCGCAAATGGATTGCGGGGATTTACTGGTTATCGCGATGAACAAGGAAAAAGAAGCGTTCAGATTTTATATGGAGTTGTATGCTATGACAACTGAACCGGAATTTCGCGAAGTGCTTATGGAAATGGCCGAAGAGGAAGCCAGACACAAATTAAGATTTGAAATCCACTATGATTTGTATATGTCGGCAAAAAAACCGATACTATGA
- a CDS encoding CDP-alcohol phosphatidyltransferase family protein translates to MTEQNNNSEHTHKNIRKSKRRLKYITVLPSLVTLINGACGFAAIIFAAKASTGHISGLDIYHPEFPFLKMAGYMIFFAMIADMLDGHLARLSHSTSSFGGQLDSLCDVISFGIAPAFLMLRVVETSISFNPVIDIFIYRFLLLVAAIYFSCAAIRLARFNVENEDDESHHMSFLGLPSPAAAGAVASLVILNQEMTMKIAENWRPYLQICHTILVYILPFATLLAGTMMVSRIRYPHVVNQYLKGSKPFGYLIKAVVIIVIVVWYFECALVIVFWSFALSGITKWIYDHIIARKPTQSKLEEDEEDASAVTVSQ, encoded by the coding sequence ATGACAGAACAAAATAATAATTCGGAACATACGCACAAAAATATTCGCAAAAGCAAAAGGCGACTCAAATACATTACCGTTTTGCCATCGCTGGTAACGCTGATTAATGGAGCGTGCGGTTTTGCGGCGATTATCTTCGCAGCGAAAGCATCAACCGGCCACATCTCCGGCCTTGACATTTATCATCCGGAGTTTCCATTTTTGAAAATGGCCGGCTATATGATTTTCTTCGCGATGATTGCTGATATGCTCGACGGGCATCTGGCACGTTTGAGCCATAGCACAAGCAGTTTCGGCGGTCAGTTGGACAGCCTCTGCGATGTAATCAGCTTCGGCATCGCACCTGCGTTTCTTATGCTGCGGGTTGTCGAAACAAGTATATCGTTTAATCCTGTTATCGATATTTTTATATATCGTTTTCTGCTGCTTGTGGCCGCGATATATTTCAGTTGCGCCGCTATTCGCCTTGCAAGGTTCAACGTCGAAAACGAAGACGACGAATCTCACCATATGAGTTTTTTAGGATTGCCCAGCCCTGCCGCTGCCGGTGCGGTTGCAAGTCTTGTTATTCTCAATCAGGAAATGACAATGAAAATCGCAGAAAACTGGCGGCCGTATTTGCAGATTTGCCATACCATTTTGGTATATATCCTGCCATTCGCGACCCTTTTGGCCGGCACAATGATGGTCAGCAGAATTCGCTATCCGCACGTTGTGAATCAGTATCTTAAAGGCAGCAAGCCTTTTGGGTATTTGATTAAAGCTGTGGTTATTATCGTTATAGTGGTCTGGTATTTTGAGTGTGCTTTGGTGATTGTATTTTGGAGTTTTGCGTTGAGCGGCATTACAAAGTGGATTTACGACCATATTATAGCCCGCAAGCCCACCCAAAGCAAATTAGAGGAAGACGAAGAAGACGCATCGGCAGTTACAGTTTCCCAGTAA
- a CDS encoding phosphatidylserine decarboxylase, with protein sequence MRIPITKYGLPQVVIYPGLCALAMLLSMFTAFLSVGLFWFLEIVFAIVLVWMLSFFRDPVREIPLGDDLILSPADGTITEVEVVDEPDVMGGPAIRVGIFLSIFNVHLNRTPCAVRIENINYRKGAFINAMDANCGKLNESNNLTMTRLNEPKEKIYVRQISGAIAKRIVCAAQKGQEFAGGQIFGMIKFGSRTELYLPAQSTAKFLVKKGDKVRAGLTILAKYDRTK encoded by the coding sequence ATGAGAATACCAATTACGAAATACGGTTTGCCGCAAGTGGTCATCTATCCGGGCTTATGCGCATTAGCAATGCTGCTGTCGATGTTCACGGCGTTTTTAAGCGTCGGCCTGTTCTGGTTTCTGGAGATTGTTTTCGCGATAGTTCTGGTATGGATGCTGTCGTTTTTCCGCGACCCTGTGCGTGAAATTCCGCTCGGCGACGATTTAATTCTCTCCCCTGCCGACGGCACCATAACCGAAGTGGAAGTTGTTGATGAGCCGGACGTTATGGGCGGTCCTGCGATTAGGGTCGGCATATTTTTGAGCATTTTTAATGTGCATTTGAACAGAACGCCCTGTGCGGTTAGAATAGAGAACATAAATTACCGCAAAGGCGCTTTTATAAACGCGATGGACGCTAATTGCGGTAAACTCAACGAGAGCAATAACTTAACGATGACCCGCCTGAATGAACCGAAAGAAAAAATTTACGTCAGACAGATAAGCGGTGCTATCGCAAAGAGAATTGTTTGCGCCGCACAAAAGGGTCAGGAATTTGCTGGCGGACAGATATTTGGAATGATAAAATTTGGTTCAAGAACGGAACTTTACCTGCCGGCTCAAAGTACCGCAAAATTTCTCGTGAAAAAAGGCGACAAAGTCCGGGCAGGTTTGACGATATTGGCTAAGTATGACAGAACAAAATAA
- a CDS encoding PASTA domain-containing protein translates to MKRFTAVILAGVIFTAIVCVSSAKAETITIGTGAYSWEYPLNTSYYDARTQTIYLAAEIGCEKTLNSLALDVTTIPGVVMNNFTIRMKHTSRSAYSSLKAWESTGWTVVYQSNQTVSTTGWTTFIFSTPFYYDGTQNLMVDISFNNSSGPYLGKGYCRYSTPGGTRSIYYGADNDYGDPLTWSGYTSPIPSSTTKIPNIRLDYAPMVTVPNVVGMTRTAAESAITSAGLAVAISSGFSDTVPAGYVISQEPVADTSVASGTSVNIVVSLGISITVPNVVGLEQSAAESAITSAGLTVAVSPGFSDTVLAGYVISQNPAAGASVASGISVNIVVSFGTAGSYDYSGGSGTTEDPYKIANAIDLLALAAYANDYSRAFILVNDINLAGFVFSKAVIAPDINSSTTGFQGTAFTGVFDGNGHSIISLKIDTGGVSNNYLGLFGKLDSGGIVTNLGTEDVNIIGGASSYIGVLCGYNSSGSIANCYSTGNVSGTEYVGGLCGYNNSGSISNCYLTGTVSGTNRVGGLCGTNYHGSITNCYSTGNVSGKGAVGGLCGEHYSGSSTNCYSTGNVSGTNSVGGLCGYNSSGSIANCYSTGNVSGSGDYIGGLCGWNYSGSSISGSYFLNTAGPNNGYGTPLTDAQMKQRASFVGWDFVGETVNGSNDVWRMCINEVNYPGLSWTYSSGGDFDCPDGVDIYDLAFLSSQWLFEGEFIADIAGGDDIVDFLDFAVLAENWME, encoded by the coding sequence ATGAAGAGATTCACAGCAGTAATATTGGCGGGGGTTATTTTTACAGCAATTGTTTGTGTGTCTTCTGCAAAGGCAGAAACTATCACAATCGGCACAGGCGCTTATTCGTGGGAATATCCATTAAATACGAGTTATTATGATGCCCGCACACAGACAATTTATCTTGCCGCTGAAATCGGCTGCGAAAAAACTCTGAATTCGCTTGCCCTCGATGTTACGACAATACCGGGAGTGGTGATGAATAATTTCACAATAAGGATGAAACATACGAGCCGTTCCGCATACAGCAGTCTGAAGGCGTGGGAGTCAACGGGTTGGACAGTCGTTTATCAGTCGAACCAGACTGTTTCTACAACAGGCTGGACGACATTCATATTCAGTACGCCATTTTATTATGACGGCACGCAAAACCTGATGGTTGATATATCTTTTAATAATAGTTCAGGTCCATATTTAGGCAAGGGCTACTGTCGATATTCAACTCCGGGCGGTACACGTTCGATATATTATGGCGCGGATAACGACTATGGAGATCCATTAACATGGTCAGGCTACACTTCACCAATACCAAGCAGTACTACCAAGATTCCGAACATACGGCTTGACTATGCACCTATGGTAACCGTGCCAAATGTAGTTGGTATGACACGAACGGCGGCAGAATCTGCTATTACATCAGCAGGTCTTGCCGTTGCCATATCATCGGGATTCAGCGATACAGTACCCGCAGGATATGTTATAAGCCAAGAACCAGTGGCAGACACTTCTGTCGCATCAGGAACATCTGTAAATATAGTGGTTTCATTGGGTATTAGTATCACTGTTCCCAATGTAGTTGGTCTGGAGCAATCGGCGGCGGAATCCGCCATTACATCAGCAGGTCTTACCGTTGCCGTATCGCCGGGATTCAGCGATACAGTACTCGCAGGATATGTTATAAGTCAAAATCCGGCAGCGGGTGCTTCTGTTGCATCGGGAATATCTGTAAATATAGTGGTTTCATTTGGTACAGCAGGAAGCTACGATTACAGCGGCGGAAGCGGGACAACAGAAGACCCATACAAAATCGCAAATGCAATTGACCTCCTGGCTTTAGCGGCATACGCTAACGACTATAGCAGGGCTTTCATTCTTGTAAATGATATCAATCTGGCGGGATTTGTTTTTTCTAAAGCTGTTATTGCGCCTGATATAAATTCTTCTACCACCGGTTTTCAGGGAACTGCCTTTACTGGTGTTTTTGATGGCAATGGCCATTCAATTATTTCACTTAAGATAGATACCGGCGGAGTAAGCAATAATTATCTTGGCCTGTTCGGAAAACTTGATTCCGGCGGTATCGTAACAAACCTGGGCACAGAAGATGTGAACATTATTGGCGGCGCCAGTTCTTATATCGGCGTGCTGTGTGGATATAATTCTTCCGGCAGCATCGCGAACTGTTATTCAACAGGCAATGTAAGCGGAACAGAGTATGTCGGCGGGCTGTGTGGATATAATAACAGCGGCAGCATCAGCAACTGTTATTTGACCGGCACTGTAAGCGGAACAAATCGGGTTGGCGGGCTGTGCGGAACTAATTATCACGGCAGCATCACCAACTGTTATTCTACAGGCAATGTGAGCGGAAAAGGGGCTGTCGGTGGGCTGTGCGGAGAGCATTATTCCGGCAGCAGCACCAACTGTTATTCGACAGGCAATGTAAGTGGAACAAATTCTGTCGGCGGGCTGTGCGGATATAATTCTTCCGGCAGCATCGCGAACTGTTATTCGACAGGCAATGTGAGCGGAAGCGGTGATTATATCGGGGGGCTGTGCGGATGGAATTATTCTGGCAGTAGCATTAGCGGTAGTTATTTTCTTAATACGGCAGGGCCGAATAATGGATATGGTACGCCGCTGACAGATGCGCAGATGAAACAGCGGGCAAGTTTTGTCGGTTGGGATTTTGTAGGTGAAACTGTGAATGGGTCGAATGATGTTTGGAGAATGTGTATTAACGAAGTTAATTATCCGGGGTTGAGTTGGACATATTCATCGGGCGGAGATTTTGATTGTCCGGATGGCGTTGATATTTATGATTTGGCTTTCTTGAGCAGTCAGTGGTTATTTGAAGGCGAGTTTATCGCTGATATTGCGGGCGGTGATGATATTGTTGATTTCCTCGACTTCGCAGTATTGGCTGAAAACTGGATGGAGTGA
- a CDS encoding ATP-dependent Clp protease proteolytic subunit, with protein MMFETHKGLIKTNNPSIINGFGDAGQQAGQRVQMQYQRTREMTLDDMLLENRIIFMIGEIQYSMATAVIMKMLYLDNQKRGSEISLYINSPGGSVDDTMAIYDTIQFIGSPVATYCIGCAASGAAIVLGSGAKGKRHALPHAKIMLHQPWGGVTGQASDIKIQAEEILKSKRVINEILSKHTGQPIEKIMSETERDRYMTADEAKNYGLIDEVLHETIDEKDKKKKENK; from the coding sequence ATGATGTTTGAGACTCATAAAGGTCTGATAAAAACAAATAATCCGTCAATCATTAACGGTTTTGGTGATGCCGGCCAACAGGCCGGGCAACGGGTGCAGATGCAGTATCAGCGGACACGTGAAATGACGCTGGACGATATGCTGCTGGAAAATCGCATCATATTTATGATTGGCGAAATTCAATATAGTATGGCAACTGCGGTAATTATGAAGATGTTGTATCTTGATAATCAAAAACGCGGAAGCGAAATTAGTTTGTATATTAATTCGCCGGGCGGAAGCGTTGACGATACGATGGCGATTTACGATACGATTCAGTTCATCGGCTCGCCGGTCGCGACATATTGCATCGGCTGTGCGGCGTCCGGTGCGGCAATCGTTCTGGGCTCCGGTGCAAAAGGCAAACGTCATGCTCTCCCGCACGCAAAAATTATGCTCCACCAGCCGTGGGGCGGCGTAACCGGTCAGGCTTCGGATATCAAAATTCAGGCTGAAGAAATTCTCAAATCAAAGAGAGTTATTAACGAAATTCTTTCGAAGCACACAGGTCAGCCGATAGAAAAAATTATGTCTGAAACAGAACGCGACAGATATATGACAGCAGATGAAGCGAAAAATTACGGCTTGATTGACGAAGTGCTGCACGAAACCATTGATGAAAAAGATAAAAAGAAAAAAGAAAATAAATAA
- a CDS encoding ATP-dependent Clp protease proteolytic subunit → MTLNQNLVPIVVEKTGRGERSYDIFSRLLKDRIIFLGGQVDDESASLIIAQMLFLSNEDSKTDINFYINSPGGSVTAGLAIYDTMQFLRCQVATYCVGQAASMGAILFTAGAKGKRYMLNNSRILLHQPLISGILEGPATDLDIQAKEILRLRGRLYEILSHHTGKPVEKIEADCDRNRWVEAHESIEYGLADEILQKAPQPVERPQED, encoded by the coding sequence ATGACACTAAATCAAAATTTAGTACCGATAGTAGTGGAAAAAACCGGACGCGGCGAACGCTCTTATGATATTTTCTCGAGACTGCTCAAGGACAGAATCATCTTCCTCGGCGGGCAGGTCGATGATGAATCCGCGAGCCTTATCATCGCTCAAATGCTGTTTTTGAGTAATGAAGATTCCAAAACCGATATCAACTTCTACATCAACTCGCCGGGCGGAAGCGTAACGGCGGGTCTTGCGATTTATGACACAATGCAATTCCTTCGCTGCCAGGTTGCGACATACTGCGTCGGACAGGCCGCCAGCATGGGCGCGATACTCTTTACCGCAGGCGCTAAAGGCAAACGATATATGCTCAACAACAGCAGAATCCTTTTGCATCAGCCGTTAATCAGCGGCATTCTGGAAGGGCCGGCAACCGATCTTGATATTCAGGCCAAGGAAATTCTCCGCCTGCGCGGCAGATTATATGAAATACTTTCACATCACACCGGCAAACCGGTAGAGAAAATCGAAGCCGACTGCGACAGAAATCGCTGGGTCGAAGCTCATGAATCAATCGAGTACGGCCTTGCGGACGAAATCCTGCAGAAAGCTCCGCAGCCAGTGGAAAGGCCCCAAGAAGATTAA
- a CDS encoding OFA family MFS transporter: MKNRWLIALSAVGIHISIGSVYAWSVAAKPIMNIFECKLSDVTLTFAVAIAFLGLSAAFFGHFVEKYGPRKAGTLSACFFGVGVICAGIAVRFESLRLLYLSYGVLGGIGLGTGYITPVSTLIKWFPDKRGMATGIAIMGFGFAAFISSFAMKKLMSIESIGVEGMFYVLGVIYFVVMFISAQYLAPPPQGWMPAGFKAKLDNGTKKIKADLSQLTANEAVKTARFYFLWVMLFINISCGIAIISVASPMGQELAGLSAAAAAGMVAIIALFNGLGRIGWSSVSDHIGRPVTWMLFFVIQIVAFLALPRITNPVLFQAVVFLIMTCYGGGFASVPAYISDLFGTKQVSAIHGYILTAWSAAGIFGPMLLAMVKDRTQSYSATLYIFSGLFAAALIVSILLTVKIRLIRTKNLAAGI, translated from the coding sequence TTGAAAAATAGATGGTTGATTGCATTAAGCGCGGTTGGTATTCACATTTCCATCGGTTCGGTTTACGCATGGAGCGTAGCGGCAAAGCCGATTATGAATATTTTCGAATGTAAATTGTCTGATGTTACGCTGACTTTCGCGGTCGCGATTGCTTTTCTTGGATTAAGCGCAGCGTTCTTTGGTCACTTTGTTGAAAAATATGGACCGAGAAAAGCCGGCACACTGTCGGCCTGCTTCTTCGGTGTCGGTGTTATTTGTGCAGGTATTGCAGTCAGGTTTGAATCGCTGCGTCTGTTATATTTATCTTATGGAGTGCTCGGCGGAATCGGTCTCGGCACAGGATACATTACGCCGGTATCGACTTTGATAAAATGGTTCCCGGATAAAAGAGGAATGGCGACGGGCATTGCGATTATGGGGTTCGGCTTCGCGGCGTTTATCAGCAGCTTCGCAATGAAAAAACTCATGTCCATCGAATCAATCGGTGTTGAAGGTATGTTTTATGTTCTTGGCGTAATATATTTTGTTGTAATGTTCATCTCGGCACAATATTTAGCTCCGCCGCCACAAGGATGGATGCCTGCCGGTTTCAAGGCGAAATTAGATAACGGAACAAAAAAAATCAAAGCTGACCTTTCGCAGCTAACGGCAAATGAAGCCGTCAAGACCGCGCGGTTTTATTTTCTGTGGGTGATGCTGTTTATTAATATTTCCTGCGGCATAGCGATAATTTCGGTTGCCTCGCCGATGGGGCAGGAATTGGCGGGCTTGTCAGCAGCGGCAGCGGCAGGAATGGTCGCGATAATCGCGTTGTTCAACGGGCTTGGCAGAATCGGCTGGTCGAGCGTTTCAGACCATATCGGCAGACCGGTAACGTGGATGCTGTTCTTTGTGATTCAGATTGTCGCGTTTTTGGCACTGCCCCGCATTACAAATCCCGTTCTATTTCAGGCTGTAGTATTTTTAATTATGACCTGTTACGGCGGCGGGTTTGCATCGGTGCCTGCGTATATCAGCGACCTTTTTGGCACCAAACAGGTTTCCGCGATTCACGGTTATATTTTAACGGCGTGGTCGGCTGCGGGTATTTTCGGGCCGATGCTGCTGGCTATGGTAAAAGACAGAACACAAAGCTATTCAGCAACATTATATATTTTCAGCGGTTTGTTCGCGGCGGCTTTGATAGTCTCAATTCTGCTGACGGTCAAAATTCGTTTGATTCGAACTAAAAATCTTGCAGCGGGAATTTAA
- the gcvPB gene encoding aminomethyl-transferring glycine dehydrogenase subunit GcvPB, with translation MKLIYEKSVEGRHGVMPPASDVPTTIHIKKELLRNSDAKLPELSELDVVRHFTELSRRNFGVDTNFYPLGSCTMKYNPKVAERIAAYPGFAHLHPLLPQLRMGGMLTQGALEVLYDMDKYLCELTAMAGFTMQPMAGAHGELTGIMIMAAYHRDKGNKKTTVLIPDSAHGTNPASAAIAGYKVVSVPSDSEGMMDVEALRKMVNSETAGLMLTCPNTLGIFEKNIKEICEIIHSVDGLCYYDGANLNAIVGKARPGDFGFDIMHINLHKTFATPHGGGGPGAGPVGVVKKLVDFLPVSIVVKRDDGTFALEYDRPKSIGYIAPFYGNFAIILRAYVYILMLGKEGLKAVSENAVLNANYIKEKLKDYYDLPFGQTCKHECVFSAERQTKNGVHAIDIAKGLIERGFHPPTVYFPSIVKEAIMVEPTETESKETLDIFINTMIELAKLAKNEPEKLKAAPITTPVGRLDETAAAKNVDIAEI, from the coding sequence ATGAAACTCATATATGAAAAAAGCGTTGAAGGTCGTCATGGCGTAATGCCGCCCGCGAGCGATGTGCCGACAACTATTCATATTAAAAAAGAATTATTGCGAAATTCTGATGCGAAACTGCCGGAGTTGAGTGAACTTGATGTTGTTCGGCATTTTACGGAACTTTCGCGCAGGAACTTTGGCGTTGATACAAATTTCTATCCGCTGGGTTCATGTACGATGAAATATAATCCGAAAGTCGCCGAGCGAATCGCGGCGTATCCGGGCTTTGCACATCTTCATCCGTTACTGCCGCAGTTGCGAATGGGCGGAATGCTTACGCAGGGTGCGCTTGAAGTTTTGTATGATATGGATAAATATCTTTGCGAATTGACTGCGATGGCAGGCTTTACAATGCAGCCGATGGCCGGCGCTCACGGCGAACTTACCGGCATTATGATTATGGCGGCCTATCACCGCGACAAGGGAAATAAAAAAACAACGGTTCTGATTCCAGACAGCGCACACGGGACAAATCCGGCAAGCGCAGCGATTGCGGGCTACAAAGTTGTTTCTGTGCCTTCCGACAGCGAAGGTATGATGGATGTTGAAGCGTTGCGAAAAATGGTTAATTCTGAAACTGCCGGCCTGATGCTGACTTGTCCGAACACGCTGGGCATTTTTGAAAAGAATATAAAAGAGATTTGCGAAATTATTCATTCGGTTGATGGTCTTTGTTATTATGACGGCGCGAATTTGAACGCGATTGTCGGCAAGGCTCGGCCGGGCGATTTTGGTTTCGATATTATGCACATAAATCTTCACAAAACTTTCGCCACACCTCACGGCGGAGGCGGTCCCGGCGCGGGGCCGGTTGGCGTTGTGAAAAAATTAGTCGATTTTCTGCCGGTGTCTATTGTTGTGAAAAGAGACGACGGAACATTTGCGCTCGAATATGACAGGCCGAAGTCGATTGGTTATATCGCGCCGTTTTACGGCAACTTCGCGATTATTCTGCGGGCGTATGTTTATATTCTAATGCTCGGCAAAGAAGGTTTGAAAGCTGTTTCGGAAAACGCGGTTCTGAACGCAAATTATATCAAAGAAAAACTGAAGGATTATTACGATTTACCTTTTGGGCAGACCTGCAAGCACGAATGTGTTTTCAGCGCTGAAAGACAAACGAAAAACGGCGTTCATGCAATCGATATCGCCAAGGGTCTGATTGAAAGAGGTTTTCATCCGCCGACAGTTTATTTTCCGTCGATAGTAAAAGAAGCGATAATGGTTGAACCGACGGAAACAGAAAGCAAAGAAACGCTCGATATATTTATTAATACAATGATTGAATTAGCGAAGCTGGCGAAAAATGAGCCGGAGAAATTGAAAGCTGCGCCAATCACAACACCTGTTGGAAGATTGGATGAAACCGCGGCAGCGAAAAATGTTGATATAGCGGAAATATAA